The Streptomyces sp. NBC_00510 genomic interval GTCACGGTGGGCGCGGGCATCGGCTGCGGGCTGTCCATCGGCGGCCGCGTGGTGTCGGGGGCCCATGGGGTGTCCGGCGAGGTGGGGCACCTGCCCGTCGGCGGCACCGACCGCACCTGCACCTGCGGCAACACCGGGTGCGTGGAGACCGTGGCCTCCACGCACGCCATCACCGAGCAGGCCCGGCAAGCCACCGGCGACCCCGCGCTGACGATGGAGGAGGCCGTACGGCTGGCGCACACCGACAACGCCGCCGTCCGCGCGGTCTTCTCCCGCGCCGGGCACGTGATGGGTCTGGCGATGGCGTCGGTGGCCAACCTCATCGGCCCGGAACGCATCATCATCTCCGGCGAGGGCGTCGCCTCGTACGACCTGTTCGCCGACCAGATCCGGCAGACCTTCGCCGACCACGCCTTCGGGGCCGCGGCCGACTGCGACCTCGTCGTCCGTCCGCTGCCCTTCGAGGAGTGGGCGCGCGGCGGCGCGGCCGTCGCCGCGCAACGGGTCTTCGCCCCCGCGAAGTGACGTCCCCCTGTGCGAACACCCCTCCCCCGGAAGGCCGGTCACCGTCATGAGCCGGATCACGAAGGCCGAGTGCCGGATGGTCCTCCTCGAACCCGAGGTGCTGCGCACCGACGCCCTGCAGACCTTCGTCCGCCAGGAGACGATCCTGGTCTCCCTCACCACGGACGACGGCCTCACGGGCACGGGCTACGCGTACACCATCGGCACGGGCGGCAGTTCCGTGCTCGCCCTGCTCCGCGACCACCTGGCACCCCTGCTCACGGGCGCCGACGCCCGCTCCGTCGAGGCGCTGTGGCAGCGACTGCTGTCGGTCACCCGGGCCACCTCGGTCGGGGCCATCACCTCCCTCGCGCTGGCCGCGGTCGACACCGCCCTGTGGGACCTGCGGTGCCTGCGCGCCGGCGAACCCCTCTGGCGGCTCGCGGGCGGCGCCCACGAGCGGCTGCCGCTCTACGACACCGAGGGCGGCTGGCTGCACCTGACACCCGACGAACTCGCCGCCGGCGCGCTGCGGGCGAAGGAGCGCGGGCTGCGCGGCGCGAAGATCAAGGTCGGCAAGCCCACGGCGGGCGAGGACGTGGAACGGCTGGCCGCGGTCCGCGCCGCCGTCGGGCCTGACTGGGTGCTCATGGTGGACGCGAACCAGTCGATGACGGGCGCCGAGGCGATCCGCCGGGCGCGCGCGTACGAGCCGTACGACCTCGCCTGGTTCGAGGAACCGCTGCCCGCGGACGACCTGGCCGGGCACGTCCGGCTGGCCGCGTCGACCTCGATCCCGGTCGCGGTCGGCGAGTCGCTCTACGGCGTGGGCCGGTTCGCCGAGTACCTGGCCGCGGGCGCGGCGGGCATCGTCCAGGTCGACGTGGCGCGCGTCGGCGGGATCACCCCGTGGCTGAAGGCGGCGCACACCGCGGAGGCGTTCAACGTCCAGGTGGCCCCGCACTTCCTGATGGAGCTCCACACGAGCCTGGCCTGCGCGGTGCCCCCGGGCATGTACGTCGAGCACATCCCCCAGCTCGACGCCATCACCCGCACTCCCCTGACGGTCGTCGACGGCCACGTCGTGCCGCCCGAGACCCCGGGGCTCGGCATCGACTGGGACGAGGACGCCATCGAGGACCTGCGCGTGGCGTGACCGGGCCGCGTGGCCCCGCGTCGGTCGTGCCGGGGCTGCCGCAAGTCGCCGGTCGAAGAACTGCGTTCGGCCCGGCTCACCTCCGGTGTCACCCATCGCCGCGGCCGCCCGGACGGCCCCGCACCGGCGGTGCCGTCCCGGAACCGGCCACGGCGTAAGGCGAGCGCCCGCGAGGCCGCCCCGACCTGCCCGGCGATCGCCGCCGTTCGGCCGCCGTACCTCCAACGCCCGGACCCATCCATCGCCGCAACCGGTCGGCACGGTCCCACCGGCGGCGGCCGAACTCGCCGGCCTGGCCTCGCATCGGCCACGGCACCGGGCGAGCGCCCGCAGACCACCTCAACCTGCGGCGCGATTCCCGCCGTTCCGCAGGGCCAACCGCCGACACCCGGCCTCACCCGATGCCTCGGCCCGTCGGGACGGCCTCCCCGGCAGTGCCCGGAACCGGAGGCGGGCCCACGCATCGCGCCATGCCGGCAATCGCGACGGCAGCGGTCAGGCGGGCTGCGCTGGACCGGGCTGCCGCACCACCACCGCGGCGTCCCGGCCGACGCCCGGAATCGCCGCGGTGTCGGGCGAGTGCTCGCGGGCCGCCCCGACCTGCCCGGCGATCGCGGTCGTTCGGCCGGCCGTACCTCCGTCAGCCGGTGTCACCCATCGCCGCGGCCCGTCGGCACGACCTCCCCGGCCGCGCGCGGGGCCCCGCCGGAAAACGGGAGGCGGCCCGGCCGGTGGCCGGGGCAGACTCGGGCGGTGATCGTCGTGCAGCCCGTGCTGGAACTGGGGACCGCGGACGGCTTCGCCCTCTGGCCGGTGGCCGAGCGGGAGCCGTTCAACTTCATGCCGCTCCACGGCGCGTTGGCACCCCCCGAGGTCGGCGCGGCCGTGATGACCATCGCCGCGTACAACGATGCCCGGAGGGACGACGAGGCCCCGCCCGCCCTG includes:
- a CDS encoding mandelate racemase/muconate lactonizing enzyme family protein, encoding MSRITKAECRMVLLEPEVLRTDALQTFVRQETILVSLTTDDGLTGTGYAYTIGTGGSSVLALLRDHLAPLLTGADARSVEALWQRLLSVTRATSVGAITSLALAAVDTALWDLRCLRAGEPLWRLAGGAHERLPLYDTEGGWLHLTPDELAAGALRAKERGLRGAKIKVGKPTAGEDVERLAAVRAAVGPDWVLMVDANQSMTGAEAIRRARAYEPYDLAWFEEPLPADDLAGHVRLAASTSIPVAVGESLYGVGRFAEYLAAGAAGIVQVDVARVGGITPWLKAAHTAEAFNVQVAPHFLMELHTSLACAVPPGMYVEHIPQLDAITRTPLTVVDGHVVPPETPGLGIDWDEDAIEDLRVA